One window from the genome of Pedobacter schmidteae encodes:
- a CDS encoding SDR family oxidoreductase, with amino-acid sequence MINPKTVEEKKTISILGCGWYGLELAKALVAEGYSVKGSSTTQKKLELLYQEDITPFLVSFKKDEENYDPLFFRSDLLFICIPPKRNSREQADFHHKIESIIYAAIQNGVQQVVFISSTAVYGDTNSEVTELTSPQPETASGKAMLDAEHLLLRQTDFTTSIIRFAGLVGPGRHPGKFFAGKTDIPNGQAPVNLVHLNDCIGLSLALIRNKAFGHIINACSPDHPSKQTFYRSAASNIQLPVPLFKNELLQWKLISSVQSHLLNYNYLVTNWINWFDKHR; translated from the coding sequence TGGTTGTGGATGGTATGGTTTGGAACTAGCGAAAGCACTGGTTGCAGAAGGATATTCAGTTAAAGGGTCAAGTACCACTCAAAAAAAACTAGAATTACTTTATCAAGAGGACATTACCCCCTTTTTGGTTAGCTTTAAAAAAGATGAAGAAAATTATGATCCCTTGTTTTTTAGAAGTGACCTTCTCTTCATCTGCATACCTCCAAAAAGGAATAGTAGAGAACAGGCCGACTTTCATCACAAAATAGAAAGCATTATCTACGCGGCAATACAAAATGGTGTTCAGCAGGTTGTATTTATCAGCTCAACGGCAGTGTATGGCGATACCAATTCAGAAGTTACCGAACTGACATCCCCGCAACCGGAAACGGCATCGGGTAAAGCCATGCTAGACGCCGAACATCTACTCCTTCGTCAAACGGATTTTACTACAAGCATCATCCGTTTCGCCGGATTAGTGGGCCCCGGGCGACATCCGGGAAAGTTTTTTGCCGGCAAAACTGACATACCAAACGGTCAGGCCCCGGTCAACCTTGTTCACTTAAATGACTGCATAGGTCTAAGTCTGGCTTTGATCAGAAATAAGGCCTTCGGCCATATTATTAATGCATGTTCACCCGATCACCCCAGCAAACAGACTTTTTATCGTTCCGCAGCTTCAAATATCCAACTACCTGTACCCTTGTTTAAAAATGAACTGCTGCAATGGAAACTCATATCGTCTGTTCAGTCGCATCTGCTAAATTACAATTACCTTGTAACCAATTGGATAAACTGGTTTGATAAACATAGATGA